A region of Beijerinckia sp. 28-YEA-48 DNA encodes the following proteins:
- a CDS encoding transglutaminase family protein: MLIRAGFDISIGCAQATPLLLLLNIHPSRDKDVRSSTGLRVTSGVVTSEHADMFGNRVHRVMGQPGTVRLTCDSLVQDTGLPDFMDAAARETPVADLPSEVLVYLLGSRYCETDQLGETAWKLFGNGPTGLARVEAICAFVHDHIAFDYAFAQATRTALGAYNDRQGVCRDFAHLAITLCRSMNIPARYCTGYLGDIGVPRDPAPMDFSAWFEVWLDGRWYTFDARHNHPRIGRIVMARGRDAADVAMISSFGLHTLLNFQVWTDQVAETAVASRLFLHNPMPAQVYPAQANPAVTGRSAVYG, encoded by the coding sequence ATGCTTATTCGTGCGGGATTTGATATTTCGATCGGCTGTGCGCAAGCGACGCCGCTCCTGCTGCTGCTCAACATTCATCCGTCCCGAGATAAGGATGTACGGTCTTCGACGGGCTTGCGTGTCACGTCGGGTGTTGTCACGTCCGAACATGCCGACATGTTCGGCAATCGTGTGCATCGCGTGATGGGCCAGCCTGGCACCGTGCGCTTGACTTGCGATTCCCTGGTGCAGGATACCGGGCTGCCTGACTTCATGGATGCGGCGGCGCGTGAAACGCCGGTCGCTGATTTGCCGTCCGAAGTCCTCGTCTATCTTCTGGGCAGCCGCTATTGCGAAACGGACCAGTTGGGTGAAACCGCCTGGAAGCTTTTCGGCAACGGCCCCACGGGTTTGGCGCGTGTCGAAGCGATTTGCGCTTTCGTCCATGACCATATCGCGTTTGATTATGCCTTCGCCCAGGCGACGCGCACGGCTTTGGGCGCTTACAATGACAGGCAGGGTGTGTGCCGAGATTTTGCTCATCTCGCCATCACCCTCTGCCGCAGCATGAACATTCCAGCGCGTTATTGCACCGGCTATCTCGGCGATATCGGCGTGCCCAGAGATCCCGCGCCGATGGATTTCAGCGCCTGGTTCGAGGTCTGGCTCGATGGCCGCTGGTACACGTTCGACGCCCGGCACAACCATCCGCGTATCGGCCGCATCGTCATGGCGCGGGGCCGCGACGCCGCCGACGTGGCGATGATCAGCAGTTTCGGCCTTCACACTCTGCTCAATTTTCAGGTCTGGACGGATCAAGTCGCTGAAACCGCGGTTGCCTCCCGTTTGTTCTTGCACAATCCCATGCCGGCTCAGGTTTATCCGGCCCAAGCGAATCCGGCAGTGACGGGCAGATCGGCCGTCTACGGATAA
- a CDS encoding PAS domain S-box protein: MQHEMMGGEGLPGPAARPRPLTIRTLLVLLIAAILLPLLALSLYLADRYASAERRVIEARRFDVVESITEILHRDVEKIAHTLRTVATSDSLRSSDLTAFRNQIAAAAPLASIDYVILSDQAGKPLLVFSADGGPAPAVSFRLSDIPAGQDLSVSGFLRGPDNEPEFTLSVPTICAAGARCVLSAVLLLKRYNGMFAEANVPPEWTAGLLDRNGVMLARSRDPEKFLGRTSRSETQVIVQESEKGGVYDGVNFEGVAASNIFRKSALTGWTTVIAIPKTVINAPLTRIFMLMAIASAVLIGLGLLLATILARRIAIALRRLSGAAVALVDGGAPQIENPGIRELSEVQRAFEYAASIAHEHRETQTRLRSHELFFRLLIDSAAEGIFSIDQSGTITICNAAFVRLAGATDESQVVGWPLLDIMQHTRADGTLFTNIDDPILSAARTGFNRHAEGEFFFRRDGNAFPVEYWVRPIYQDEQLQGVVCTMVDISARLRAEAMNAHLAAIVTSSADAIKSISLEGNVVSWNEGAERLFGYKASEIVGQSLSILIPESRRGELQEKISAVANGENFRRETVRRRKDGSLIDVHIEAAPIYDARGAIIGVSTIARDITQRKRIEGELRSREAQFRSVFNNSAVGMARSGLDGHWLMVNARMSEITGYSAAELLRRRAVDLTFTDDLYADEDQMRDLLDGKIPSFALDKRFIRKDGSTTWVGITVSLERDSAGQPLYFLHVVRDISAHREAEQHQFFLMRELSHRSKNLLAVIQAMARQTARVSYDIDTFLDRFSLRLQGLATSHDLLVHQNWKHVLLTDLVQQQLAPFVDMDSGRLVVGGPMVAVIPEAAQALGLALHELATNAAKHGSLSAAGGRVAVTWDFVTVDGQERLRVEWAESGGPRVKPPAGQGFGHVVITRMAGRSLDGHVEIDFAPAGLRWAISFPTSNLVLG; encoded by the coding sequence TTGCAGCACGAGATGATGGGCGGTGAAGGATTGCCCGGCCCCGCGGCAAGACCGCGTCCGCTGACCATCCGGACGCTGCTTGTCCTGCTCATCGCGGCGATCCTGCTGCCGCTTCTGGCTCTGAGTCTCTACCTCGCTGATCGTTATGCCAGCGCCGAGCGCCGGGTGATCGAGGCCCGGCGTTTCGATGTCGTTGAAAGCATCACCGAAATATTGCATCGCGACGTCGAGAAGATCGCTCATACGCTGCGAACGGTGGCGACAAGCGACAGCCTGCGCTCTTCAGATCTGACAGCCTTTCGCAATCAAATCGCTGCTGCGGCGCCATTGGCGTCGATCGACTATGTGATTCTGTCCGATCAGGCTGGCAAGCCGCTTTTGGTCTTCTCTGCCGATGGCGGGCCCGCGCCCGCCGTGTCGTTTCGCCTGTCCGATATACCGGCCGGACAAGATCTGTCCGTCTCTGGATTTCTGCGTGGACCCGACAATGAGCCGGAATTCACGCTGAGTGTTCCAACCATTTGCGCCGCTGGCGCGCGCTGCGTGCTCAGCGCCGTGCTTCTGCTCAAGCGCTATAATGGAATGTTCGCCGAAGCCAATGTGCCGCCCGAATGGACCGCGGGCCTGCTTGATCGCAATGGGGTCATGCTGGCGCGTAGTCGCGATCCTGAAAAATTTCTTGGTCGTACGTCGCGTTCGGAAACTCAGGTCATCGTGCAAGAGTCCGAGAAAGGCGGCGTCTATGATGGCGTCAATTTCGAGGGCGTCGCCGCGTCCAATATTTTTCGCAAGTCCGCTCTGACCGGATGGACGACGGTCATCGCTATTCCCAAAACGGTGATCAATGCGCCGCTGACGCGCATCTTCATGCTGATGGCCATCGCCAGCGCCGTCCTCATCGGATTAGGACTTCTGCTGGCAACCATCCTGGCGCGGCGTATCGCCATTGCGCTACGCCGTCTGAGTGGCGCGGCCGTGGCCCTCGTCGATGGTGGCGCCCCTCAGATTGAAAACCCTGGCATCCGGGAATTGTCCGAAGTGCAGCGCGCTTTCGAATATGCCGCCTCGATCGCTCATGAGCATCGCGAGACCCAGACCAGGCTGCGCTCCCATGAATTGTTCTTTCGCTTGCTGATCGATTCCGCGGCGGAAGGCATCTTCAGCATCGATCAGAGTGGAACGATCACCATCTGCAACGCAGCCTTTGTCAGATTGGCTGGCGCCACCGATGAGAGCCAGGTCGTTGGCTGGCCCTTGCTCGACATCATGCAGCACACCCGGGCCGACGGAACGCTTTTCACGAATATAGATGATCCGATCTTGTCGGCGGCGCGCACCGGGTTCAATCGCCACGCCGAGGGAGAGTTCTTTTTTCGACGCGACGGCAATGCCTTCCCCGTCGAATATTGGGTGCGGCCGATCTACCAGGACGAGCAATTGCAGGGTGTCGTCTGCACGATGGTCGATATCTCGGCACGTCTGCGCGCCGAGGCGATGAATGCCCATCTGGCCGCGATCGTCACGTCCTCCGCCGATGCGATCAAGAGTATCTCGCTCGAGGGCAATGTCGTCTCGTGGAACGAGGGCGCCGAACGTCTGTTCGGTTACAAGGCGAGTGAGATCGTTGGCCAATCTCTCAGCATCTTGATTCCTGAATCGCGCCGGGGCGAGTTGCAGGAAAAGATTTCCGCTGTAGCGAATGGCGAAAACTTTCGGCGTGAAACCGTGCGCCGCCGCAAAGATGGGAGTCTGATTGATGTTCATATCGAAGCGGCGCCTATCTACGATGCGCGTGGCGCCATCATAGGTGTCTCGACCATTGCGCGCGACATCACCCAGCGCAAGCGCATCGAGGGGGAACTGCGCAGCCGTGAAGCGCAATTCCGCAGCGTCTTCAATAATTCGGCCGTCGGTATGGCACGCTCCGGGCTCGATGGCCACTGGCTGATGGTCAATGCACGCATGTCGGAGATCACCGGCTATAGCGCAGCCGAGTTGCTGCGACGCCGCGCCGTTGATCTGACCTTCACCGACGATCTTTATGCCGATGAGGACCAGATGCGGGATCTGCTCGACGGCAAGATCCCATCTTTCGCCCTCGACAAACGTTTCATTCGCAAGGACGGCTCCACCACCTGGGTCGGCATCACCGTCTCGCTGGAGCGCGACAGCGCTGGCCAGCCGCTTTATTTCCTGCATGTCGTGCGCGACATCAGCGCCCATCGGGAGGCCGAACAGCACCAGTTCTTCCTGATGCGGGAGCTGTCGCATCGCTCGAAGAATCTTCTCGCCGTCATTCAGGCCATGGCGCGGCAGACGGCGCGCGTTTCCTACGACATCGATACTTTTTTGGATCGTTTTTCCCTGCGCCTGCAGGGATTGGCGACCTCCCACGATCTGCTCGTTCATCAGAACTGGAAACATGTTCTGCTCACCGATCTGGTGCAGCAGCAGCTCGCACCTTTTGTCGATATGGACAGCGGCCGGCTCGTGGTCGGCGGACCGATGGTGGCAGTGATCCCAGAAGCGGCACAGGCTCTCGGTTTGGCGCTGCATGAATTGGCCACCAATGCGGCCAAGCATGGTTCCCTATCGGCGGCAGGCGGCCGCGTGGCGGTGACTTGGGATTTTGTGACGGTGGACGGGCAGGAGCGGCTGCGGGTTGAGTGGGCTGAATCCGGTGGTCCCAGGGTGAAGCCACCAGCAGGTCAAGGTTTCGGCCATGTCGTCATCACGCGCATGGCCGGGCGCTCGCTCGATGGCCATGTGGAGATTGATTTCGCGCCGGCGGGATTGCGGTGGGCGATTTCCTTCCCGACGTCCAATCTGGTGCTTGGCTAG
- a CDS encoding PRC-barrel domain-containing protein, with amino-acid sequence MLKSVSAAALLAILAGGSAIAQSAPSTMSQAPASNYVTTYSSSQSLASGIVNKNVYDPKDEKIGEVNDLLLDRSSGAVAAAVIGVGGFLGIGEKNIAVPFQNIKVTMKDDKERLVLNTTKEELKTAPEFKVVTPARPGSSAPTAPGLNPPPDRSTGR; translated from the coding sequence ATGTTGAAGAGCGTGAGCGCAGCGGCGCTTCTTGCCATCTTGGCGGGTGGTTCTGCCATCGCGCAATCCGCGCCGTCCACGATGTCACAGGCGCCCGCGTCGAATTATGTGACGACATATTCGTCGAGCCAATCCCTGGCGTCAGGGATCGTGAACAAGAATGTTTATGATCCCAAGGACGAGAAGATCGGCGAGGTGAACGATCTTCTCCTTGATCGCTCCAGTGGCGCGGTTGCGGCCGCGGTCATCGGTGTCGGCGGCTTCCTTGGTATAGGTGAGAAGAATATTGCCGTGCCGTTTCAGAACATCAAGGTGACGATGAAAGATGACAAGGAACGGCTGGTGTTGAACACGACGAAGGAAGAGTTAAAGACCGCGCCTGAGTTCAAGGTGGTCACGCCCGCCCGTCCGGGCAGCTCCGCGCCAACCGCGCCGGGTTTGAACCCTCCGCCTGATCGATCCACCGGGCGATAG
- a CDS encoding DUF3309 family protein, whose amino-acid sequence MTLGTLLLIILILLLLGVIPTWPHSRSWGYAPSGTLGTILIVVLILMLLGRI is encoded by the coding sequence ATGACGCTCGGCACTCTCCTGCTGATCATACTTATTTTGCTTCTTCTGGGTGTGATCCCGACGTGGCCGCACAGCCGCAGTTGGGGCTATGCACCCTCTGGTACACTAGGTACGATCCTCATCGTCGTTCTCATTTTAATGCTTCTGGGACGCATCTGA
- a CDS encoding DUF883 family protein → MAQVDDIEKFGRKLTDDYTALREDISKLSETVAKLVSRQADVAGDRVAEAVGTAKAALADSAERAQDKVKGIGADIESSIERNPYSAVLIALGVGLALGLLNRSR, encoded by the coding sequence ATGGCTCAAGTAGATGACATCGAAAAATTCGGGCGCAAGCTGACAGATGATTATACGGCGCTGCGCGAGGATATTTCCAAGCTTTCGGAGACGGTCGCCAAACTTGTTTCGCGACAAGCCGACGTCGCTGGCGACAGAGTTGCCGAAGCGGTGGGAACGGCAAAGGCCGCCCTGGCGGACTCCGCCGAGAGGGCTCAGGATAAAGTTAAAGGCATCGGAGCGGACATCGAGTCCAGCATCGAACGCAATCCCTATTCCGCGGTTCTGATCGCGCTGGGCGTTGGCCTTGCCCTTGGCCTCTTGAACCGTTCGCGATAG
- a CDS encoding response regulator: MAISESISRHVPFLRRFARALTGTQVDGDAYVLATLEALVAAPDDFKAAPDLRIALYRRFLACWSSNPMRAVPETSAYGDEAGAQRHLGAMSQRPRVAFLLGTLEGFDQAQIAQIMDCSVATVDRLLADAGQEINEQIATNILIIEDEPFIAFDLQALVEDLGHSVVNVARTHKEAVSAAKLHQPGLILADIHLADGSSGLEAVNEILGSFEAPVIFITAYPERFLTGQAPEPAFLIAKPYVPGTVKAVVSQALFFDRKSQRRDQAVTSR, translated from the coding sequence ATGGCCATTTCCGAGTCGATTTCCAGACATGTCCCGTTTTTGCGCCGGTTTGCCCGGGCGCTTACGGGCACGCAAGTCGATGGCGATGCCTATGTGTTGGCGACGCTTGAGGCACTGGTCGCCGCCCCTGATGATTTCAAGGCGGCGCCCGATCTCCGGATCGCGCTCTATCGGCGCTTCCTCGCATGCTGGTCGTCGAACCCGATGCGGGCCGTGCCGGAAACTTCTGCTTATGGCGACGAAGCCGGCGCACAGCGCCATCTCGGCGCCATGTCGCAGCGGCCGCGCGTCGCCTTCCTGCTGGGGACGCTGGAGGGTTTCGACCAGGCGCAGATCGCTCAGATCATGGATTGTTCGGTCGCTACGGTCGATCGGCTGCTGGCGGATGCGGGGCAGGAGATCAACGAACAGATCGCCACCAATATTTTGATCATCGAAGACGAGCCCTTTATTGCCTTTGATCTGCAAGCCTTGGTCGAGGATCTCGGCCACAGCGTCGTCAATGTCGCGCGCACCCACAAGGAAGCCGTCTCGGCTGCAAAGCTGCACCAGCCGGGGTTGATCCTGGCCGATATTCATCTGGCTGACGGCAGCTCCGGGCTCGAGGCGGTGAATGAAATCCTTGGCTCCTTCGAGGCGCCGGTGATTTTCATCACCGCTTATCCCGAACGTTTTCTGACCGGCCAAGCGCCGGAGCCAGCCTTTCTGATCGCCAAGCCTTATGTTCCGGGAACGGTGAAGGCGGTGGTCAGCCAGGCTCTGTTCTTCGATCGCAAATCGCAACGGCGCGATCAGGCGGTCACCTCCCGCTGA
- a CDS encoding NepR family anti-sigma factor, producing MSEPEKTDQRDKVDNKLIENKPDAGRPPRRRTSPAKREVHAQIGRQLRSIYDDVLNQPIPDRFLDLLLKLEDDKRDK from the coding sequence ATGAGCGAACCCGAAAAAACGGATCAGCGGGACAAAGTGGATAATAAGCTCATTGAAAACAAGCCGGATGCCGGCCGTCCGCCCCGCCGGCGTACTTCCCCCGCCAAGCGGGAAGTTCATGCGCAGATCGGTCGCCAACTGCGATCCATCTACGACGATGTTCTGAACCAGCCCATCCCGGATCGTTTCCTCGATCTGCTGCTGAAACTGGAAGACGATAAGCGTGACAAGTAG
- a CDS encoding sigma-70 family RNA polymerase sigma factor, giving the protein MTSSPQQIQEAATPSLRADMIAAIPSLRAFAVSLSGNADRADDLVQETLVKAWANLGSFQAGTNLSAWLFTILRNVYYSEYRKRRREVADSDGIFAAQLIEPAAQDDHMHFLDFRAAMQKLPPDQREAIILVGASGLSYEEAAAVCSCAVGTMKSRVNRGRNKLGELLAANPSPEKVEPPEK; this is encoded by the coding sequence GTGACAAGTAGCCCTCAGCAAATCCAGGAAGCGGCCACCCCGTCCCTACGGGCAGATATGATCGCGGCCATCCCCAGCTTGCGGGCTTTCGCTGTTTCGTTATCCGGCAATGCCGATCGCGCCGACGATCTGGTGCAAGAAACCTTGGTCAAGGCCTGGGCCAATCTTGGCTCGTTTCAGGCCGGTACCAATCTCTCGGCCTGGCTCTTCACCATTCTACGCAACGTCTATTATTCCGAATATCGCAAGCGCCGACGTGAGGTCGCCGATAGCGATGGAATCTTTGCGGCGCAGCTGATCGAACCGGCGGCGCAAGACGATCACATGCACTTCCTCGACTTCCGCGCGGCGATGCAGAAACTGCCGCCCGACCAACGCGAGGCGATCATTCTCGTCGGCGCGTCCGGCCTTTCTTATGAAGAAGCCGCCGCTGTGTGCTCCTGCGCAGTCGGCACGATGAAGAGCCGCGTCAATCGCGGCCGCAACAAACTGGGCGAGCTGCTAGCCGCCAATCCATCGCCCGAAAAAGTTGAGCCGCCTGAAAAATAA
- a CDS encoding MFS transporter, with translation MLSSRLAATLSGRGIYYGWVVAAVTFLTMLVTAAAVGAPGVLIVPLEKEFGWQTAEISSALAVRLLLFGLMGPFAAAFMNRFGLRRVILTALSLIGGGMLASLAMTQVWQLVMLWGVVVGFGTGLVALVLGATVATRWFTERRGLVIGLLTASSATGQLVFLPLMAQITDHLGWRSALLLVCALQVVAAIAVILLMRDRPSDLGLAPYGESAVVPPAPNTPSLWSLVTAPLEALRDASRTGIFWVLFATFFICGASTNGLIQTHFISLCGDYGLAAVSAAGVLAMMGIFDFVGTVGSGWLSDRYDNRWLLFWYYGLRGLSLLYLPFTDFSFYGLSLFAMFYGLDWIATVPPTVKLAAQHFGRERANLVFGWIFAGHQLGAATAAFGAGLSRTVLDSYLPAFFVAGALCLIASALVLLPRRHVAQPVAAQ, from the coding sequence ATGCTGTCTTCTCGTCTGGCCGCGACGCTCAGTGGCCGCGGCATTTATTACGGTTGGGTCGTGGCGGCCGTGACGTTCCTGACCATGCTGGTCACCGCGGCGGCCGTCGGCGCACCCGGCGTTCTGATCGTCCCCCTGGAAAAGGAATTTGGCTGGCAGACGGCGGAAATTTCCTCCGCCTTGGCCGTCCGCCTCTTGCTGTTTGGCCTGATGGGGCCGTTCGCCGCCGCTTTCATGAACCGGTTCGGTCTGCGCCGAGTCATCCTCACCGCGCTTTCCCTCATCGGTGGCGGCATGCTGGCTTCCCTCGCCATGACCCAGGTCTGGCAGCTGGTCATGCTATGGGGCGTCGTCGTTGGCTTTGGCACAGGCCTCGTGGCGCTGGTGCTGGGCGCGACGGTGGCGACACGCTGGTTCACCGAACGGCGTGGCCTGGTGATCGGCCTGCTGACCGCCAGTTCCGCCACCGGACAGCTCGTCTTCCTGCCGCTGATGGCGCAAATCACCGATCACCTTGGCTGGCGTTCGGCCCTGCTGCTCGTTTGTGCTTTGCAGGTTGTCGCCGCGATCGCCGTCATCCTCTTGATGCGCGACCGTCCGTCGGACTTGGGGCTCGCGCCCTATGGCGAGAGCGCGGTCGTGCCGCCGGCGCCGAACACGCCGTCGCTATGGTCGTTGGTCACCGCCCCGCTCGAAGCCTTGCGTGATGCCTCGCGCACCGGAATCTTCTGGGTGTTGTTTGCGACGTTCTTCATCTGCGGCGCCTCGACCAATGGGTTGATCCAGACCCATTTCATTTCGCTGTGTGGCGACTATGGCCTTGCAGCTGTGAGCGCTGCCGGCGTGTTGGCGATGATGGGCATTTTCGATTTCGTCGGCACCGTCGGGTCGGGCTGGCTGTCGGATCGCTACGACAATCGCTGGTTGTTGTTCTGGTACTACGGCTTGCGCGGCCTCTCGCTGCTCTATCTGCCGTTCACCGACTTCTCCTTCTACGGCCTGTCGCTGTTCGCGATGTTCTACGGCCTCGACTGGATCGCCACCGTGCCGCCGACGGTGAAACTGGCAGCGCAGCATTTCGGTCGTGAACGCGCCAATCTGGTTTTCGGTTGGATCTTTGCCGGCCATCAATTGGGCGCGGCCACAGCGGCTTTCGGTGCTGGTCTGTCACGCACCGTTCTCGACAGCTATCTGCCAGCCTTCTTCGTGGCGGGCGCCCTATGTCTGATCGCTTCGGCGCTGGTGCTGTTGCCACGCCGTCACGTCGCGCAGCCGGTGGCTGCGCAGTAG
- a CDS encoding TetR/AcrR family transcriptional regulator — translation MRYGKGHKEETRKRILDVASKRFRKDGVDAVGVAGLMADAGLTHGGFYSHFPSKEHLVREVLDTVLDTRHTSLERSAASGNGIEPVIERYLSERHRDQPEDGCPFACFAVEIARHDTETRDMFTTKFKRHVELLAKHLPQGTEDQRRQRATALLGLMSGMLQLARATPSQETSAEILASARQHAVAMAMAPYA, via the coding sequence ATGCGCTACGGCAAGGGGCATAAGGAGGAGACGCGGAAGCGAATCCTCGATGTGGCGTCAAAGCGGTTTCGCAAGGACGGCGTCGATGCGGTGGGCGTGGCTGGCCTGATGGCTGATGCCGGCCTGACCCATGGCGGCTTCTACAGCCATTTTCCGTCCAAGGAACATCTGGTGCGCGAGGTGCTCGATACCGTTCTCGACACGCGCCACACCAGCCTTGAACGCTCAGCCGCCAGCGGCAACGGCATCGAGCCGGTGATCGAGCGCTATCTCAGCGAGCGGCATCGCGACCAGCCGGAAGATGGCTGCCCCTTTGCCTGTTTCGCCGTGGAGATCGCCCGCCACGATACCGAAACGCGCGACATGTTCACGACGAAATTCAAACGCCATGTCGAATTGCTCGCAAAGCATCTGCCGCAGGGAACGGAGGATCAACGTCGTCAGCGCGCCACCGCCCTGCTCGGCCTGATGTCGGGCATGCTGCAATTGGCGCGGGCGACACCGAGCCAGGAAACCTCAGCCGAGATCCTTGCCAGCGCACGCCAGCATGCCGTGGCGATGGCGATGGCGCCCTACGCCTGA
- a CDS encoding siderophore-interacting protein: MSDTAVATSAPEAPHRIERVRHETKRRLLTVARVAHVTPNMIRVTLKGADLEGFFSAAYDDHIKLFFPREGETQPVVTVPGAPPLEDGEKPIMRDYTPRRYDAATGELDVEFAIHEAGPATQWAMQAAPGHILGIGGPRGSFVVADDFDWNLFVGDETALPAIARRLAELRPGARAIVIAEVTDAAEEQKFDSKALVETIWLHRGKAEPGKTTLLDEAVAKQKLPSGDGYAWVACESLTAKRLRRILVEDHGHPKQWVKAAGYWKIGAISVHETHND, translated from the coding sequence ATGTCCGATACTGCTGTTGCAACCTCCGCTCCCGAAGCGCCGCATCGCATTGAGCGCGTGCGCCACGAAACCAAACGCCGCCTGCTGACCGTCGCGCGCGTCGCCCATGTCACGCCGAACATGATCCGTGTCACGCTCAAGGGCGCCGATCTCGAAGGCTTTTTCAGCGCGGCCTATGACGATCACATCAAGCTGTTCTTCCCGCGTGAAGGCGAGACACAGCCTGTGGTGACGGTGCCCGGTGCGCCGCCGTTGGAGGATGGCGAGAAGCCAATCATGCGCGATTACACGCCGCGTCGTTACGATGCTGCCACGGGCGAACTCGATGTCGAATTCGCCATTCACGAAGCCGGGCCGGCGACGCAATGGGCCATGCAGGCCGCGCCCGGTCATATCCTCGGCATAGGTGGTCCGCGCGGCTCGTTCGTCGTCGCTGACGATTTCGACTGGAACCTGTTCGTCGGTGACGAAACAGCTTTGCCCGCCATCGCCCGCCGTCTCGCCGAATTGCGGCCGGGCGCCCGCGCGATCGTCATCGCCGAGGTGACGGACGCGGCCGAAGAACAGAAGTTCGACAGCAAGGCGTTGGTTGAAACCATTTGGCTGCATCGCGGCAAGGCCGAACCGGGCAAAACCACTTTGCTCGATGAAGCGGTGGCCAAGCAGAAACTGCCGTCGGGCGATGGTTATGCCTGGGTGGCGTGCGAATCTCTCACCGCCAAGCGCCTGCGCCGCATCCTCGTCGAAGATCATGGCCATCCCAAGCAATGGGTGAAGGCTGCCGGCTACTGGAAGATCGGCGCCATCAGCGTGCACGAGACCCACAACGACTAA
- a CDS encoding protein adenylyltransferase SelO — protein MPLSPDFRPAKAHAALGPEFYDLVVAADFPKHIIRHRNQRWAERVGCADLTDAEWIAHFGRFEPLPGSFEQPMALRYHGHQFRHYNPDLGDGRGFLFAQLYDRVDGRLLDLATKGSGQTPWSRTADGRLTLKGGLREILATEMLEALGVNTSKSFSLIETGEDLVRGDEPSPTRSSVLVRLSHSHLRIGTFQRFRHLQEDANIARLLDYAITTYMPSLWRDGIEARAVAFLEEVCRRVGVMGAQWMLAGFVHGVLNTDNINITGESFDYGPWRFLLVLDPRFTAAYFDENGLYAYGAQPDTLLWNLARLAECLLPLAPQEALEKALEAFRPAFHEAFLAALMRRLGIVSQGDEKDTALARVIWPFLQKTRMPFERFFFDWYGGAAGAARADAGPMAAFYAQAEFAPVRADLLRRETAAGAKVDHAYFALEAPCTMLIDEVEAVWAPIAAADDWSVFQAKLATIDMMAEAYGVR, from the coding sequence ATGCCGCTTTCGCCTGATTTTCGTCCTGCGAAGGCGCATGCCGCGCTGGGGCCGGAGTTTTACGATCTCGTTGTCGCCGCCGATTTTCCCAAGCACATCATCCGCCATCGCAACCAGCGCTGGGCCGAGCGGGTGGGCTGCGCCGATTTAACGGATGCCGAATGGATCGCGCATTTCGGGCGCTTCGAGCCGCTGCCGGGCAGTTTCGAACAGCCGATGGCGCTGCGCTATCACGGCCATCAGTTCCGCCACTACAATCCCGATCTCGGCGATGGCCGTGGCTTTCTGTTCGCTCAACTTTATGATCGCGTCGATGGTCGCCTGCTCGATCTGGCGACCAAAGGCAGCGGCCAGACGCCCTGGTCGCGCACGGCCGATGGTCGCCTGACGCTCAAGGGTGGCCTGCGCGAAATCCTGGCGACGGAAATGCTGGAGGCGCTCGGCGTCAACACATCGAAGTCTTTCAGCTTGATCGAAACGGGTGAGGATCTGGTGCGTGGCGACGAGCCTTCGCCGACCCGCTCGTCGGTTCTGGTGCGGCTCAGCCATTCGCATCTGCGCATCGGCACGTTCCAACGCTTTCGCCATCTGCAAGAGGACGCAAATATCGCGCGTCTCCTCGATTATGCGATCACCACCTATATGCCCTCGCTGTGGCGCGACGGCATCGAGGCGCGCGCGGTGGCCTTTCTCGAGGAGGTTTGCCGCCGCGTTGGCGTCATGGGCGCGCAATGGATGCTTGCGGGCTTTGTTCACGGCGTTCTCAACACCGACAATATCAATATCACTGGCGAAAGTTTCGACTACGGCCCGTGGCGTTTTCTGCTGGTGCTCGATCCGCGTTTCACGGCCGCTTATTTCGATGAGAACGGCCTTTATGCCTATGGCGCGCAGCCCGACACTCTGCTGTGGAACTTGGCGCGGCTCGCCGAATGCCTGTTGCCGCTGGCACCGCAAGAGGCTTTGGAGAAAGCCCTGGAAGCCTTCAGGCCAGCTTTTCACGAAGCCTTTCTCGCGGCCTTGATGCGGCGTCTGGGCATCGTCAGCCAGGGCGACGAGAAGGATACGGCGCTGGCGCGCGTCATCTGGCCGTTTCTGCAGAAGACGCGCATGCCGTTCGAACGTTTCTTCTTCGATTGGTATGGCGGCGCGGCGGGCGCGGCGCGGGCCGATGCCGGTCCCATGGCGGCTTTCTATGCTCAGGCCGAATTCGCCCCGGTGCGGGCCGATCTGCTGCGGAGGGAGACCGCCGCTGGGGCCAAAGTCGACCATGCTTATTTCGCCCTCGAAGCTCCCTGTACGATGCTGATCGACGAGGTCGAGGCGGTCTGGGCGCCGATCGCCGCCGCGGATGATTGGTCTGTGTTCCAGGCCAAGCTCGCCACGATCGATATGATGGCCGAAGCTTACGGCGTGCGCTGA